A part of Pseudobacteroides sp. genomic DNA contains:
- a CDS encoding HAD family hydrolase has protein sequence MITIEFVLFDCMETIVDMTQLPIRRDYAFWAYSGSGAEYLWNDFEEFFDEYRLAAESIDSKSPQYKEHSMTLRFKLMLDRRNTKEDRKKLLERIHQNYWKNYSGRCYVEDETAEILKYLSNRYKLGVVSNFMVEDGIEDLLNKTGITDYFQFVVTSVKNGWRKPHRNIYDEAVKKAGVGPQDICFVGDDYICDYEGPVKMGIRAFLYDRKVKYPGLSDRITHLTELKQFL, from the coding sequence GTGATAACCATAGAGTTTGTATTGTTTGATTGCATGGAGACTATCGTGGATATGACGCAGCTGCCCATCCGTAGAGATTATGCTTTTTGGGCCTACAGCGGGTCTGGGGCAGAATATTTATGGAATGATTTTGAAGAGTTTTTCGATGAATACAGGTTAGCAGCTGAATCAATTGACAGTAAGTCACCCCAGTATAAAGAACATTCAATGACACTGCGTTTTAAGTTAATGCTGGATAGAAGGAATACAAAGGAAGATAGGAAGAAGCTTTTAGAACGCATACATCAAAACTACTGGAAAAACTATTCTGGAAGGTGCTATGTTGAAGACGAAACCGCTGAGATTCTGAAATACTTATCAAACAGATATAAATTAGGTGTGGTTTCAAATTTTATGGTAGAGGACGGTATAGAGGACCTCCTCAATAAGACGGGCATTACTGATTATTTTCAGTTTGTTGTAACTTCTGTGAAAAACGGGTGGAGAAAGCCCCATAGGAATATTTATGACGAAGCTGTTAAAAAAGCAGGCGTCGGGCCTCAAGACATTTGTTTTGTGGGTGATGACTATATATGTGATTATGAAGGGCCAGTAAAAATGGGGATAAGGGCATTTTTGTATGATAGAAAAGTTAAGTATCCTGGTCTTTCTGATAGGATCACGCACCTTACAGAACTAAAGCAATTTTTATAA
- the pdxT gene encoding pyridoxal 5'-phosphate synthase glutaminase subunit PdxT translates to MSLKTIGVLALQGSYREHTASLKRLHNVLPLEVKSQEDIERIDSLIIPGGESTTIGKLLKDFNLSSIICDKIHKGMPVWGTCAGMILLAEKIIDEDCVHLGVMDIGVRRNAYGSQLDSFTCSAVLNGVSDEPMKLVFIRAPWIENIGRDVEILGIHEGKIVAARQNNMLATSFHPELTDDMTFHRYFAAF, encoded by the coding sequence GTGAGTTTGAAGACAATAGGAGTATTGGCTTTGCAGGGATCTTATAGGGAGCATACGGCTAGTCTAAAAAGACTTCATAATGTTTTGCCATTGGAAGTAAAATCCCAAGAAGACATCGAAAGGATTGACAGCTTGATCATTCCTGGTGGTGAAAGTACTACTATAGGAAAACTTTTAAAGGACTTTAACCTTTCTTCAATTATTTGTGATAAAATACATAAGGGCATGCCTGTATGGGGAACCTGTGCAGGAATGATACTACTAGCCGAAAAGATTATTGATGAAGACTGTGTACATCTTGGGGTTATGGATATTGGGGTGCGGAGGAATGCCTACGGCAGTCAGTTGGATAGCTTTACCTGCAGTGCTGTGTTGAATGGGGTATCGGATGAGCCCATGAAGCTTGTTTTCATAAGGGCACCATGGATAGAGAACATTGGCAGAGATGTTGAAATTCTTGGGATACATGAAGGAAAAATTGTAGCTGCAAGGCAAAACAACATGCTGGCAACATCCTTTCATCCCGAGTTGACGGATGACATGACCTTTCACAGATATTTTGCGGCGTTTTGA
- the pdxS gene encoding pyridoxal 5'-phosphate synthase lyase subunit PdxS — MSQRYELNKNLAQMLKGGVIMDVTNVEEAKIAQEAGAVAVMALERVPSDIRKQGGVARMSDPKMVKEIKKAVSIPVMAKCRIGHIVEARVLEALGIDYIDESEVLTPADECFHIDKHGFRIPFVCGAKNLGEALRRIGEGASMIRTKGEAGTGNVVEAVRHMRTIMGEIRKLMNLPPEELMTFAKEIAAPYELVVSVAKEGKLPVVNFAAGGVATPSDAALMMHLGSEGVFVGSGIFKSSNPEKMAKAIVKATTYYNNPEIVAEVSEGLGEAMRGLEISEIKPENILSDRGW, encoded by the coding sequence ATGTCACAAAGATATGAACTTAACAAAAATCTTGCCCAAATGTTAAAGGGCGGCGTCATAATGGATGTTACCAATGTTGAGGAAGCAAAAATAGCTCAAGAGGCTGGAGCGGTTGCCGTAATGGCACTTGAGAGGGTACCTTCAGATATTAGGAAACAGGGCGGGGTTGCAAGAATGTCCGACCCTAAAATGGTAAAGGAAATTAAGAAGGCAGTATCAATTCCTGTTATGGCAAAGTGCAGGATTGGCCATATTGTTGAAGCAAGAGTTTTAGAAGCATTAGGGATTGACTATATTGATGAGAGTGAAGTGCTTACACCTGCGGACGAATGCTTTCATATAGATAAACACGGGTTTAGGATTCCGTTTGTATGCGGAGCAAAAAACCTTGGCGAGGCTTTAAGAAGAATAGGTGAAGGAGCTTCAATGATAAGAACAAAAGGCGAGGCTGGAACTGGTAATGTGGTTGAGGCTGTTAGACATATGAGAACCATAATGGGAGAGATAAGGAAGCTTATGAATCTCCCGCCGGAAGAGCTTATGACATTTGCAAAGGAAATTGCCGCTCCATATGAGCTTGTTGTCAGTGTTGCGAAGGAAGGCAAGCTGCCTGTTGTAAATTTTGCTGCAGGTGGAGTAGCAACCCCTTCGGATGCGGCATTGATGATGCATTTAGGAAGTGAAGGGGTGTTTGTAGGCTCGGGAATATTCAAATCCTCAAACCCTGAAAAAATGGCAAAGGCAATTGTAAAGGCTACTACCTACTATAACAATCCCGAGATTGTAGCAGAGGTTTCTGAGGGGTTGGGCGAAGCCATGCGTGGGCTGGAAATTTCAGAAATCAAGCCTGAAAACATATTGTCCGACAGGGGTTGGTGA
- a CDS encoding trans-sulfuration enzyme family protein — translation MKFGTKLIHNGNEIDKYTGALSIPIYQASTYHQKDLDNPGEYEYSRVGNPTRNALEYSIAILENGKKGFAFSSGMAATSSVLSIFSAGDHIVLCEDVYGGTYRISTTFFKRFKLEVTLVDAADLDAIKNSIKDNTKAIFLETPSNPLLKITDLRAVVSIAKEHNLLTIIDNTFMSPYLQRPIDLGIDIVVHSATKFIGGHSDVLAGLVVVNDEELAQKIYSVQLSFGAVLGPLDSWLLLRGLKTLKVRMDYQQKGAEALAKWLAGNKNVEKVYYPGLPDHPGSNIHLSQADGSGAVLSFKAKSVETARKFMSGIKTAAVAVSLGGVETIVSYPVKMSHVSMPKEERDRLGISDSLIRVSVGLEDVEDLIEDFERALGS, via the coding sequence ATGAAATTCGGTACAAAGCTTATCCATAATGGAAATGAAATAGATAAATATACGGGTGCCTTAAGTATACCTATTTACCAGGCATCCACATACCACCAGAAAGATTTGGATAATCCTGGTGAGTATGAGTATTCAAGGGTAGGTAATCCTACAAGAAATGCCCTTGAATACTCAATTGCCATACTGGAAAACGGTAAAAAGGGCTTTGCTTTTTCATCAGGAATGGCAGCAACCTCATCAGTTCTCTCAATATTTTCTGCAGGTGATCATATTGTTCTCTGCGAGGATGTTTATGGCGGCACCTATAGAATAAGTACCACATTTTTTAAAAGATTCAAGCTGGAAGTAACTCTGGTTGATGCAGCAGACCTTGATGCCATAAAAAACAGCATCAAGGACAATACAAAGGCAATATTTCTTGAAACCCCATCAAACCCTCTTCTTAAGATAACCGACTTAAGGGCTGTGGTGAGTATTGCGAAGGAGCATAATCTTCTGACCATTATTGATAATACCTTTATGTCTCCATATCTGCAAAGGCCCATTGACCTTGGCATAGATATTGTAGTTCATAGTGCAACCAAGTTTATCGGTGGGCACAGTGATGTACTTGCAGGTTTGGTGGTAGTTAATGATGAAGAATTGGCACAAAAGATTTATTCGGTGCAGCTTAGTTTTGGAGCAGTCTTGGGGCCGCTGGACAGCTGGCTTCTATTGAGGGGACTTAAAACTCTTAAGGTCCGAATGGATTACCAGCAAAAAGGGGCAGAAGCCCTTGCAAAATGGCTGGCAGGCAATAAGAATGTAGAGAAGGTCTATTATCCCGGACTTCCCGATCATCCCGGAAGCAATATACACTTGTCACAGGCGGATGGCTCTGGAGCAGTCCTTTCATTTAAGGCAAAAAGTGTAGAAACGGCACGCAAGTTTATGAGCGGCATTAAAACTGCAGCAGTTGCTGTAAGCCTTGGAGGAGTTGAGACAATAGTGTCCTACCCTGTGAAGATGTCTCATGTGTCAATGCCGAAGGAGGAAAGGGATAGGCTTGGTATTAGCGACAGCCTAATCCGTGTATCTGTTGGGCTTGAGGATGTAGAAGACCTTATTGAGGACTTTGAAAGGGCATTAGGAAGCTGA
- a CDS encoding PLP-dependent aspartate aminotransferase family protein, producing MINGDVRDLKIQTKVVHGFKGYDEHTGAISYPIYQSATFRHPGLNQTTGYDYSRLQNPTREELENTIALLENGKYGFAFSSGMAAVSTVLKLFDPGDHIVVSDDLYGGTYRIFGEVFSKYGIQFSYVDTSETGQIQNSIKPNTKAVFIETPTNPMMKVADIRAAAQITRSKGIQLIVDNTFLTPLYQRPLELGADIVLHSGTKYLGGHNDTLAGLVVVNDQQTAEKIKLIQKSEGAVLSPFDSWLILRGIKTLGIRLEKQQKNAMEIAYWLRTQNKIDKVYYAGLPDHKGYEISKAQADGFGAMISFTVKDKNLVEQILGRVKLIIFAESLGGVESLITYPLVQTHAAIPQEIRERIGVNDRLLRLSVGIEAADDLINDLKQALE from the coding sequence ATGATTAATGGGGATGTTAGAGATTTGAAAATTCAAACAAAGGTGGTTCACGGATTTAAAGGATATGATGAGCACACGGGAGCCATAAGCTATCCCATATATCAGAGTGCCACATTCAGGCACCCAGGTCTTAATCAGACGACAGGCTATGACTATTCAAGGCTTCAAAATCCTACCAGAGAGGAGCTTGAAAATACTATTGCTCTGCTGGAAAACGGTAAATACGGCTTTGCATTTTCAAGTGGTATGGCTGCAGTATCAACTGTTCTTAAGCTGTTTGATCCGGGGGATCATATTGTTGTATCGGATGACTTGTATGGCGGGACCTACAGGATTTTTGGGGAGGTCTTCAGCAAGTACGGCATACAGTTTTCCTACGTTGATACAAGTGAGACAGGTCAAATTCAAAATTCCATAAAGCCTAATACAAAGGCTGTTTTCATTGAAACACCGACAAACCCCATGATGAAGGTAGCGGATATAAGGGCTGCAGCACAAATCACAAGGAGCAAAGGAATTCAGCTGATAGTAGATAATACATTCCTTACACCCTTATATCAAAGGCCGTTAGAGCTTGGAGCGGATATTGTACTCCACAGCGGAACAAAGTATCTTGGAGGCCACAACGATACACTGGCAGGGCTTGTTGTGGTAAATGACCAACAAACAGCAGAAAAAATAAAGCTTATTCAAAAGTCGGAGGGAGCTGTCCTTTCACCATTTGATTCATGGCTTATACTAAGGGGCATCAAGACTCTGGGCATAAGGCTGGAGAAGCAGCAGAAAAACGCTATGGAAATAGCATATTGGCTTCGAACTCAAAATAAGATAGATAAAGTCTATTATGCAGGACTTCCCGATCATAAGGGATATGAGATTTCCAAAGCACAGGCTGATGGATTTGGTGCAATGATTTCCTTTACTGTTAAGGATAAGAATTTGGTTGAACAAATCCTGGGAAGGGTGAAGCTCATAATATTTGCGGAGAGTCTTGGCGGTGTTGAGAGCCTCATTACATATCCCCTTGTGCAGACCCACGCTGCCATTCCTCAAGAGATAAGGGAAAGAATCGGTGTTAACGACAGGCTTTTAAGGCTTTCTGTCGGCATCGAAGCAGCTGATGATTTAATAAATGATCTTAAGCAGGCATTGGAGTGA
- a CDS encoding homocysteine synthase, producing MSERKLKFDTLQVHAGQKPDPTTGSRAVPIYQTTSYVFENVEHAANLFALKESGNIYTRIMNPTNDVLEQRIAALEGGKAALAVASGSAAITYAILNIAGSGDEIVSASTLYGGTYNLFAATLPRLGIKTVFVDPDDPENFRKAINEKTKAVFIETIGNPGINIIDIEAVAKIAHDNKIPLIIDNTFGTPYLIRPIEFGADIVVHSATKFIGGHGTSIGGVIVDSGNFDWAGSGKFPGLTEPDPSYHGVKYVEAVGDVAYIVKARVQLLRDTGAAISPFNSFLLLQGLETLSLRVERHVSNAKKIAAFLEKHPNVSWVNYPTLSGNKYYELAQKYLPKGAGSIFTFGIKGGVEAGKKFIDSLEIFSLLANVADAKSLVIHPASTTHAQLSEEDQKAAGVSPDMIRISIGIEDADDLIYDLDQALRNG from the coding sequence ATGAGTGAAAGAAAACTAAAATTCGATACTCTTCAGGTACATGCAGGGCAAAAGCCTGATCCTACAACGGGTTCAAGAGCCGTGCCCATATACCAGACCACATCATATGTTTTTGAAAATGTTGAACATGCTGCAAATTTGTTTGCACTTAAAGAATCGGGAAATATTTATACAAGGATAATGAACCCAACAAATGATGTGCTGGAGCAGAGAATTGCGGCACTAGAAGGGGGAAAAGCAGCTTTGGCTGTAGCATCAGGATCTGCTGCAATAACATATGCCATTTTAAATATTGCCGGCAGCGGGGATGAAATAGTTTCGGCAAGTACTTTGTATGGAGGTACATACAATCTTTTTGCGGCAACACTTCCAAGGCTTGGCATTAAAACAGTCTTTGTAGACCCCGATGATCCAGAAAACTTCAGGAAAGCAATAAATGAAAAAACTAAGGCAGTTTTTATTGAAACTATAGGGAATCCGGGTATTAACATAATTGACATTGAGGCTGTAGCCAAAATTGCCCATGATAATAAAATTCCCCTTATTATTGATAATACCTTCGGAACACCTTATCTCATAAGGCCGATTGAGTTTGGAGCAGATATTGTTGTACACTCTGCCACCAAGTTTATTGGCGGACATGGAACATCAATAGGCGGTGTAATTGTTGATTCAGGAAATTTTGACTGGGCGGGAAGCGGAAAATTCCCAGGCCTTACAGAGCCGGATCCAAGCTATCACGGAGTAAAATATGTTGAAGCTGTGGGTGACGTAGCATATATTGTGAAGGCAAGGGTACAGCTCTTAAGGGATACAGGAGCTGCTATAAGCCCTTTTAATTCATTTTTACTTCTCCAAGGTCTTGAGACGCTTTCATTGAGGGTTGAAAGACATGTATCAAACGCTAAAAAGATCGCTGCATTTTTAGAGAAGCATCCCAATGTTTCATGGGTTAATTATCCAACCCTGAGTGGAAATAAATACTATGAGTTGGCACAGAAGTATTTGCCTAAGGGAGCGGGATCAATATTTACATTTGGTATAAAAGGAGGAGTAGAGGCTGGTAAGAAGTTTATTGACAGTCTTGAAATATTCTCACTTCTTGCAAATGTGGCGGATGCCAAATCTCTTGTTATACATCCTGCCAGCACGACACATGCACAGCTGTCGGAAGAGGACCAGAAGGCGGCAGGAGTATCTCCTGATATGATAAGGATATCCATAGGAATAGAAGACGCTGATGACCTTATATATGATCTTGATCAGGCACTTAGGAATGGCTAA